From one Amycolatopsis sp. FDAARGOS 1241 genomic stretch:
- a CDS encoding PadR family transcriptional regulator: protein MWIDVLLLAKLAAQPLHGYELRKQVEESSGRALSNNSLYPALRRFAEAGAVTRVDEAQEGKPPRHVYTITDVGRELLHDLLADLPADLAGDPAEFFARLAGFGRLEPEERLRVLDARERALAAQCERLAKLAAAQEDPWSRLVLAEVGRRAEQEQSWLATVRARARKPSPEEESR from the coding sequence ATGTGGATCGACGTTCTGCTGCTCGCCAAGCTCGCTGCGCAGCCCCTGCACGGGTACGAGCTGCGCAAACAGGTCGAGGAGTCCAGCGGCCGAGCACTGTCGAACAACTCGCTCTATCCCGCGCTGCGCCGCTTCGCCGAGGCCGGCGCCGTCACGCGGGTCGACGAGGCGCAGGAGGGCAAGCCGCCCCGGCACGTCTACACGATCACCGACGTCGGCCGCGAACTGCTGCACGACCTGCTCGCGGACCTGCCCGCCGACCTGGCCGGTGACCCCGCGGAGTTCTTCGCGCGGCTCGCGGGGTTCGGCCGGCTCGAACCCGAGGAACGCCTGCGCGTGCTCGACGCGCGGGAACGCGCGCTCGCTGCCCAGTGCGAACGCCTCGCGAAGCTCGCCGCCGCGCAGGAGGACCCGTGGAGCCGGCTCGTGCTGGCCGAGGTCGGGCGCCGCGCCGAGCAGGAACAGAGCTGGCTCGCCACAGTGCGTGCGCGGGCCCGGAAACCGTCACCCGAGGAGGAGTCCCGATGA
- a CDS encoding cytochrome P450, protein MTTTERPRLPFDRPNVLEIAPLYQVLRREGPIARVTTPAGDPAWLVTRFEEAREVFADPRFGRSHPKPEEASAVSDAAVLNGPQGTYENEEAEHARLRRLLVPSFSANRMRKLGEHIQELADRCLDELEAAHDAAGGAPVNLHEYLSFPLPVLVICELLGVPYADRAKFRDLSDRIGVLDSGGDAQVAMEEFATYMGELAAGKRAEPAQDVVSDLVAAQADDPTFTDDELARLAAALLFAGHETTSNRIDLGVLFLLTEPARRDALAADIEGRLHTTVEEILRMSAPGGLGLLRYAHEDVELGGVTINRGDAVMISTASANRDASVFADPDEFDAERKPNSHIAFGYGGYFCIGASLARTELRVVFGTLFRRFPGMRLAVPVDDLDVRSNRLTGGVSSVPVTW, encoded by the coding sequence ATGACCACCACCGAGCGCCCACGGCTCCCGTTCGACCGGCCCAACGTGCTGGAGATCGCGCCGCTGTACCAGGTGCTGCGGCGCGAGGGACCGATCGCGCGCGTGACGACGCCGGCCGGCGATCCGGCCTGGCTCGTCACCCGGTTCGAAGAGGCGCGCGAGGTGTTCGCCGATCCACGGTTCGGCCGCTCGCACCCGAAACCCGAAGAGGCGTCGGCGGTATCGGACGCGGCGGTGCTGAACGGCCCGCAGGGCACTTACGAGAACGAGGAGGCCGAGCACGCGCGCCTGCGGCGCCTGCTCGTGCCGTCGTTCTCGGCCAACCGGATGCGCAAGCTCGGCGAGCACATCCAGGAGCTGGCCGACCGGTGCCTCGACGAGCTCGAGGCGGCGCACGACGCAGCCGGCGGCGCGCCGGTGAACCTGCACGAGTACCTGTCGTTCCCGTTGCCCGTGCTGGTGATCTGCGAACTGCTCGGCGTGCCGTACGCCGACCGCGCGAAGTTCCGCGACCTGTCCGACCGCATCGGCGTGCTCGACAGCGGTGGCGACGCACAGGTCGCGATGGAGGAGTTCGCGACCTACATGGGTGAGCTGGCGGCCGGCAAGCGCGCGGAGCCGGCGCAGGACGTGGTGTCCGACCTCGTCGCGGCGCAGGCCGACGACCCGACGTTCACCGACGACGAGCTCGCCCGTCTCGCCGCCGCGCTGCTGTTCGCCGGCCACGAGACCACGTCGAACCGCATCGATCTCGGTGTGCTGTTCCTGCTCACGGAGCCGGCCCGGCGCGACGCGCTGGCCGCGGACATCGAGGGCCGGCTGCACACCACCGTCGAGGAGATCCTGCGGATGTCCGCGCCCGGTGGGCTGGGCCTGCTGCGCTACGCCCACGAGGACGTGGAGCTCGGCGGGGTCACGATCAACCGGGGCGACGCCGTGATGATCTCCACCGCGTCGGCCAACCGCGACGCGAGCGTGTTCGCCGACCCGGACGAGTTCGACGCCGAGCGCAAGCCCAACTCGCACATCGCGTTCGGCTACGGCGGGTACTTCTGCATCGGCGCGAGCCTCGCGCGTACGGAGCTGCGGGTGGTGTTCGGCACGCTCTTCCGCCGGTTCCCGGGGATGCGCCTGGCCGTGCCCGTCGACGACCTCGACGTCCGCTCCAACCGCCTCACCGGCGGCGTGTCGAGCGTGCCCGTCACCTGGTGA
- a CDS encoding SDR family oxidoreductase, whose translation MTTTEETTTTPRVAIVTGGSGGIGRVVAERLAADGMHVLVHYAGNAARAEQVVAAITAAGGVASAAGADVADDAQVAALFDTAEQRYGGIDVVVHTAGIMLLSPLVELDLDVLDRMHRTNIRGTFVVDQQAARRLRPGGALINFSSSVTKLALPDYTAYAASKGAVDAITLILARELRGRDITVNAVAPGPTATPLFLEGKPQEVIDRLAKVPPLERLALPEDVSEAVAFLAGPARWVNGQVLYVNGGAIA comes from the coding sequence ATGACCACCACAGAAGAGACCACCACCACCCCGCGCGTCGCGATCGTCACCGGAGGTTCGGGCGGGATCGGCCGGGTCGTGGCCGAGCGCCTGGCCGCGGACGGCATGCACGTGCTGGTGCACTACGCCGGCAACGCCGCCCGGGCCGAACAGGTCGTCGCCGCGATCACCGCCGCCGGCGGGGTGGCCAGCGCCGCGGGCGCCGACGTGGCCGACGACGCCCAGGTCGCGGCCCTGTTCGACACGGCCGAACAGCGCTACGGCGGGATCGACGTGGTCGTGCACACCGCCGGGATCATGCTGCTGTCCCCGCTGGTGGAGCTCGACCTGGACGTGCTCGACCGCATGCACCGCACCAACATCCGCGGCACCTTCGTGGTCGACCAGCAGGCCGCCCGCCGCCTGCGCCCCGGCGGCGCGCTGATCAACTTCTCGAGCTCGGTCACCAAGCTGGCGCTGCCCGACTACACCGCCTACGCCGCCTCCAAGGGCGCGGTCGACGCGATCACCCTGATCCTGGCCCGCGAACTGCGCGGGCGCGACATCACCGTCAACGCCGTGGCCCCCGGCCCGACCGCGACCCCGCTGTTCCTCGAGGGCAAACCCCAGGAAGTCATCGACCGCCTCGCCAAGGTCCCGCCGCTGGAGCGCCTCGCCCTGCCCGAAGACGTCTCCGAAGCCGTCGCCTTCCTCGCCGGCCCCGCCCGCTGGGTCAACGGCCAGGTCCTCTACGTCAACGGCGGAGCCATCGCCTGA